The region CTGCCACACCTGCAAGGCCTACCCCATCACTGGACTTAGGTGGGTGTCTGTGCCCCATATTTTGctgcatgatgtgtgtgtgtgtctgtgtaatgtGTGCGTGtctgagactctctctctgtgttgtaggtatcgctgtatgaagtgtgtgtgtctgagactctctctctgtgttgtaggtatcgctgtatgaagtgtgtgtgtgtctgagactctctctctctgttgtaggtATCGctatatgaagtgtgtgtgtgtctgagactctctctctgtgttgtaggtatcgctgtatgaagtgtgtgtgtctgagactctctctgtgttgtaggtatcgctgtatgaagtgtgtgtgtctgagactctctctgtgttgtaggtatcgctgtatgaagtctgtgtgtgtctgagactctctctgtgtgttgtaggtatcgctgtatgaagtgtgtgtgtccgagactctctctctgtgttttaggtatcgctgtatgaagtgtgtgtgtctgagactctctctctgtgttgtaggtatcgctgtatgaagtgtgtgtgtgtctgagactcTCACTCTGTGTTTTAGGTatcgctgtatgaagtgtgtgtgtgcgtgtgtgtgtctgagactctttctctctgtgttgtaggtatcgctgtatgaagtgtgtgtgtctgagactcTCACTCTGTGTTTTAGGTatcgctgtatgaagtgtgtgtgtgtgtgtgtctgagactctctctctgtgttttaggtatcgctgtatgaagtgtgtgtgtgtctcagactctctctctgtgttgtaggtatttctgtatgaagtgtgtgtgtctcagactctctctctgtgttgtaggtatcgctgtatgaagtgtgtgtgtgtctcagactctctctctgtgttgtaggtatcgctgtatgaagtgttttgtgtctgagactctctctctgtgttgtaggtatcgctgtatgaagtgtgtgtgtctgagactctctctctgtgttgtaggtatttctgtatgaagtgtgtgtgtctgagactctctctctgtgttgtaggtatcgctgtatgaagtgtgtgtgtctgagactctctctctgtgttgtaggtatttctgtatgaagtgtgtgtgtctgagactctctctctctgtgttgtaggtatcgctgtatgaagtgtgtgtgtctcagactctctctctgtgttgtaggtatcgctgtatgaagtgtgtgtgtctgagactctctctctgtgttgtaggtatcgctgtatgaagtgtgtgtgtctcagactctctctctgtgttgtaggtatcgctgtatgaagtgtgtgtgtctgatactctctctgtgttgtaggtatcgctgtatgaagtgtgtgtgtctcagactctctctctgtgttgtagactctctctgtgttgtatcgctgtatgaagtgtgtgtgtctcagactctctctctgtgttgtaggtatcgctgtatgaagtgtgtgtgtctcagactctctctctgtgttgtaggtatcgctgtatgaagtgtgtgtgtctcagactctctctctgtgttgtaggtatcgctgtatgaagtgtgtgtgtctcagactctctctctgtgttgtaggtatcgctgtatgaagtgtgtgtgtctcagactctctctctgtgttgtaggtatcgctgtatgaagtgtgtgtgtctcagactctctctctgtgttgtaggtatcgctgtatgaagtgtgtgtgtctcagactctctctctgtgttgtaggtatcgctgtatgaagtgtgtgtgtctcagactctctctctgtgttgtaggtatcgctgtatgaagtgtgtgtctcagactctctctctgtgttgtaggtatcgctgtatgaagtgtgtgtgtctcagactctctctgtgttgtaggtatcgctgtatgaagtgtgtgtgtctcagactctctctctgtgttgtaggtatcgctgtatgaagtgtgtgtgtctcagactctctctctgtgttgtaggtatcgctgtatgaagtgtgtgtgtctcagactctctctctgtgttgtaggtatcgctgtatgaagtgtgtgtgtctcagactctctctctgtgttgtaggtatcgctgtatgaagtgtgtgtgtctcagactctctctctgtgttgtaggtatcgctgtatgaagtgtgtgtgtctcagactctctctctgtgttgtaggtatcgctgtatgaagtgtgtgtgtctgagactctctctctgtgttgtaggtatcgctgtatgaagtgtgtgtgtctcagactctctctctgtgttgtaggtatcgctgtatgaagtgtgtgtgtctcagactctctctctgtgttgtgtatcgctgtatgaagtgtgtgtgtgtctcagactctctctctgtgttgtaggtatcgctgtatgaagtgtgtgtgtctcagactctctctctgtgttgtaggtatcgctgtatgaagtgtgtgtgtctcagactctctctctgtgttgtaggtatcgACTCTctctgtatgaagtgtgtgtgtctgagactctctctgtgttgtaggtatcgctgtatgaagtgtgtgtgtctcagactctctctctgtgttgaggtatcgctgtatgaagtgtgtgtgtctcagactctctctctgtgttgtaggtatcgctgtatgaagtgtgtgtgtctcagactctctctgtgttgtaggtatcgctgtatgaagtgtgtgtgtctcagactctctctctgtgttgtaggtatcgctgtatgaagtgtgtgtgtctcagactctctctctgtgttgtaggtatcgctgtatgaagtgtgtgtgtctcagactctctctctgtgttgtaggtatcgctgtatgaagtgtgtgtgtctgagactctctctctgtgttgtaggtatcgctgtatgaagtgtgtgtgtctcagactctctctctgtgttgtaggtatcactgtatgaagtgtgtgtgtctgatactctctctgtgttgtaggtatcgctgtatgaagtgtgtgtgtctgagactctctctctgtgttgtaggtatcgctgtatgaagtgtgtgtgtctgagactctctctctgtgttgtaggtatcgctgtatgaagtgtgtgtgtctcagactctctctctgtgttgtaggtatcgctgtatgaagtgtgtgtgtctcagactctctctctgtgttgtaggtatcgctgtatgaagtgtgtgtgtctcagactctctctctgtgttgtaggtatcgctgtatgaagtgtgtgtgtctgagactctctctctgtgttgtaggtatcgctgtatgaagactctctctgtgtgttgtgtctgtagagtgtgtgtgtctcagactctctctgtgttgtaggtatcgctgtatgaagtgtgtgtgtctcagactctctctctgtgttgtaggtatcgctgtatgaagtgtgtgtgtctgatactctctctgtgttgtaggtatcgctgtatgaagtgtgtgtgtctgagactctctctctgtgttgtaggtatcgctgtatgaagtgtgtgtgtctcagactctctctctgtgttgtaggtatcgctgtatgaagtgtgtgtgtctcagactctctctctgtgttgtaggtatcgctgtatgaagtgtgtgtgtctcagactctctctctgtgttgtaggtatcgctgtatgaagtgtgtgtgtctgagactctctctctgtgttgaggtatcgctgtatgaagtgtgtgtgtctcagactctctctctgtgttgtaggtatcgctgtatgaagtgtgtgtctcagactctctctctgtgttgtaggtatcgctgtatgaagtgtgtgtgtctcagactctctctctgtgttgtaggtatcgctgtatgaagtgtgtgtgtctgagactctctctctgtgttgtaggtatcgctgtatgaagtgtgtgtgtctgagactctctctctgtgttgtaggtatcgctgtatgaagtgtgtgtgtctcagactctctctctgtgttgtaggtatcgctgtatgaagtgtgtgtgtctcagactctctctctgtgttgtaggtatcgctgtatgaagtgtgtgtgtctcagactctctctctgtgttgtaggtatcgctgtatgaagtgtgtgtgtctcagactctctctctgtgttgtaggtatcgctgtatgaagtgtgtgtgtctcagactctctctctgtgttgtaggtatcgctgtatgaagtgtgtgtgtctgagactctctctctgtgttgtaggtatcgctgtatgaagtgtgtgtgtctcagactctctctctgtgttgtaggtatcgctgtatgaagtgtgtgtgtctcagactctctctctgtgttgtaggtatcgctgtatgaagtgtgtgtgtctcagactctctctctgtgttgtaggtatcgctgtatgaagtgtgtgtgtctcagactctctctctgtgttgtaggtatcgctgtatgaagtgtgtgtgtctgagactctctctctgtgttgtaggtatcgctgtatgaagtgtgtgaACCTTCATCTGTGCCAAACCTGCTtcctgacagagagacacacaaaaaaacacaagagCTCCCACCCAGTGCTGGAGCACTGCACTCAGGTataggtacatacacacacacacacacacacacacacacacacacacacacacacacacacacacacacacacacacacacacacacacacacacacacacacacacacacacacacacacacacacacacacacacacacacacacacacacttgtgtgaTTGACGGTTGTGTTTCGTCTCCAGCCATCCTGGAAAGAATCCCTAGCCTCATTAGCATACAGCGCCCGCCACGCCTTATTACCACGGcgatacacacacagggaggcagagaggagaaggTGCCTAATCAGGGCGGGGTCACGAGGGGAGCCGCAGACCAGGTAGACCAATCAGAGATGGACCTGTGTGTATACCAAAAGGGAAGAAATTTTGTTTTAGTTTAAAAAAGAGTAATACATGTTTCCATTGTATTTTCTGTGTTTACAGCTTCACCACCCCTGACCCTTCACCTCAGTCAGCCGCTGAGGACAGAGCCCCTCCCACTAATCCTCCCCAACTGCTGGCCACACCCCCAGCTGTTCGGCCCAGGAAGGCATCTAAAGCCCTGCAAACTGAGAAAGAGCTGGAGGAAGCACAGCCACAGGTGACCTTtcacctctacccctctcccttcacacctcacctcacctctcagcCCAGTGGATTTTTAGTACGGTTCAGATTTATGCTAAATGAATCTTCAGAAGATTATTGATGCGCTCCACTAGATCCTCTATTGATTAATGTCTGTTGTTTCTGTCCCCAGAGGAGAGACTCTGTCCTCATTAAGGACATCAAGGACCTGCAGAGGGACAAATGGTGAGCCTCAATTACTGTAGCTCTCTAACCTCCTAACCTAGCACCTAACCTATTGTCTGGGTGATGCTCATTACACGTGTGTGTCAGGCTGCTGGAGAGGGAGCTGCAGGTGTGGAGGGTAACGGTTCAGTCGGAACAGGGCTCGCTGGAGTACCGCTGCTCTGAGATGGAGGCCAACATGGAGACTCTGAGACAACACAACCTCAGACTGCAGGACATGATgtcacaggtagacacacacacacagactgcaggACATGAtctcacaggtagacacacacacacagactgcaggACATGAtctcacaggtagacacacacacagactgcaggACATGAtctcacaggtagacacacacacacagactacaggcCCGACTCGCTGTGCTAAAATGTCCCTCTTCCTTTCAACAGGCTCTTAGCATGTCAGGGACACATGCTGACATCATGCCTCATGCTAATGTCATCCCACATGCTAAATACAGGCCAAAGAGAGACATAGCCTGTCATGTAGAGTCCCAGAGCTCTGCATCTTCCTCTGGatccagagaaagagaagaggaggaggaggagagggaagaggagggtgaaTGTTGTACAGCAAAGATGCAGAGGAATGAGATGAAGACAGAAGAACAGAGAGGTGATGATGAAGAGGAGCAGACTGagactgactcagtcacagagaCTCATACTCCCACAATTACCTCTAACCCACAGCCCTGTGATGGGCAGGTCACTGGGCCAATGAAAGACCAGAGTGTCTCTGAAGAGGAGTATTCTGGGATGTGTAGTTTAGCGGAGGAGGAGCGACTGTGTGAGCTGGTGCAACGACTAATAAGTGAGCTGTCgctacacacttacacacatacaGGTGAGTTTACGGATGAGCTCTCTCTAgttctacacactactacacttatgtgtgtgtagttgtgtgtgtgtattaaggtATGAGTATGTTTCTCCAGACTGCAGACGGGAGTTGGAGTTGTTGGAGGCTGCAGAGGAAGTGAGGGACTCGGTGTGTCATCTCGTCTATGCAGTGAACACACACTCCGTCCCAAACGAACACACTTCATGCCCCATCCTCCTACACAACCACAGGCCAGAATATGTATCCAGAAGGCTTCTCTAGACTTTGTCGCCTGATGATGTGAGTTATTGTGTACTTTCCTGATATTTGTATGTAGCACAGTTGTACTGAAATGATTCTGCTCTTTCATTAGAGAAACCTATGACAAAATGTTTTAATTCATGTACATTATTTATTAAATAAACAAGCTTTTGACAAAGTCCTTATAAATGTACAAAAATATCCtgattgtaaaaaataaaactgAGAGCACAACAACCACCATGTGAAAACAGACAGCTTGACAAACATCCTGCTAACTATTCTGCTGCTGGTTTCTGTGCAAAACATGACCGTTTGAGAGAAGGATGGGAAGCAGAGGGAGAgccaatctctcctccacttctctacattctctctcacCCCGTCTCTTCAGAGAGCCAGGGTACATCTCAATAGAtgctcctcgtctcctctccttcatctgcactgagaGCAGGACAGGAGAAAGCAATGTGGAAACAGTCAACGTTTCAGGTAGAATTGTAATGAAGTAGAGCAGACAAAGCTCTTATCATGTGAACATTTGTATCTGCTACATTATGAACATTCACCCTGCTTAACACGCACATTTTACTTCATGTCAGTGCATCtggaggaaaggagacaaggaaaggaagccCCTGTAGATGGTTGAGATGCATCCCGTCATCTCCTCACGCTCCTCCTCAGTGTTCGGGTGGgcagtggagcagggtgtgtcgGGGGACGACCGGCGGCTTGGTGTTCTGATGGCCTGTTTCAGAGGGGTCGAAGTGACCCCCCTGGCTGGGCTTTTGGGCCTTGGGAGTTTCTTACTCTCTGCGACCCGTCTCGAGGACCCTTTCCTGGACCGGACTGTGGGAGAGAGGTCCTGGGGTGGTGGGGGTTTAGGTGGAGGGCTGATTTGAGGTGGTCGCCCCCTTTTGGAGCTGCGTCTTGCTGGTTGCCGTTCTCCCCTACCCCCTCTTGTCCAAGGCCTGTACGGAGGAGAGTGGTCTTTCTCAGGGGTTAGAGGTCGGTCCATCTTTAACTTCCGTTCTCCTCCTCTCCGCCGGGTCACTTCTGGGTTAGAGTTTGTGTCGGGAGAGAGCGTGCTCAGTAGAAATCGGCTGCTATTGGACAGAGAGGAGCGGCTGAAGGGCGTAGTCACAGATGACCCTGCCTCCGATGAACCCTGACCTTCAGCTCCAAATGACCCCCCTGCCTCTAAGAGTGACCCCGACGCCACACTGTCCCCGCTACgacccctcctcctaccccccgacccgtctctccctccctctcccccctgtctctctgtattgATGTCTGGACTCAGGCTCCTGAACAGTTGTCTGACCACGTGGGACTGGGGGGGTCTGGGGAGGCCAGAGGAGGGGGTGAGATTCAAGCCCTTGGGGGGGTCTTCAGAATGCGGTGTGTGGCAGGGTCATAGTACCTCAGAGGAACCCTTTTGTATTTGACCTTGGCCCCACGTCGCCTTCACACCCGTCACATGACCGTTTCCTGCCACGGTTGCCCCTGGCGATAGGTCTGAGGCGGGGCTTGGGGTCAAAGGGAGGAGTttcgggggaggagaggacatagaTCAGGGTGGTTTTGGGCTGCAGGGGGGTCATGATGCGGGAGTAGGAGACAGGCAGGCGGAGAGAGCACAGCCTTGTCTTCATCATTGGGGTCTTCTCCTGGTCAACGCCGGGGTCCTGACAGGGCAGCGTTAGGATGTCCGGGGATGTGCCCGTCTGGTCCAGCGTTCTCTGTCGGATGGTGGGGATGATGGCTGCTGTAGTCTGTGTCCCGTGACTCACTTTGACCACCTGACACCTGGACGCCAGGCGATAACTCCTACTAACTTTCCTCCGCCTaaacacctccctcctcctcctgtggcATTCTGGGTCGTCATCTTCATTGTCATGGTCACCAAGGGGAACCCACCCCCCGTCTTCCAACCCCTCCTTCTGGCCACGCTCCATATCTCTGCTGCTCCGCTTCCCATGCCTGTGAATGACATCAGAAATATGAACATGAGGAGAGAGAATAGTAGCCGTTTGGTGGATTTCAATGATGTAGAAATACTCCTGATGAGGCAGGTCAAAATCTGCTCTGTGCGTACCTGGCGAGGGATTCGCTTTTGAAGTAGCAGATGAACCTTCCTTGTCGGAACTCTCGGACCATGTTCTCCACCTTCTGCTCGTCCTCCAGTAGCACCTGGGTCCACGTCTTCCCCAGGAAGGACACAGGGATGTGGGGGAGTGCAGGGAGAATCTCCTCCACTGTTCGttccatttctccctctgtctcccccatcctTGCCTCCCCCGCTGTCCTAGTCTCAGGGTTGAGGGCAGAATCCAGCTGGCTGGTGTACATCTGGTCTTCCATATTCACCTGTACCTCCATGAGACAGGCCAGGGCCCTGCCCTCCTGCTCCCCTCCACACTGCCTTAAGCCCACGACCACAGGGATGTCCTTCCTCCGCTCCTTCCCCCTCCCAATAGCCACCTGCACAGGGGTATCCCAGTCCTCATCCGATCCCGAACCCACTCCCAGTGAGCCAGGGAGGCTAAGGTGGAAGCTGTCCGTATCCCCCccttgcctctcctctctccccacctgtcCATATGTTGTGGTCCCTCTGGTGGTGTTGTGTGGGACTGCGGCCGTAGCAGTGTCTCTGGATCACCTCCTCTATCGTGTCCCCCTCAGGGTCGGAGTGGTCACTGGAGAACGCCTGCTCCTTCTGGGTCTCCCTCCGCCTCCATGGGGGGCACCCCCGCCCACGCGGCCCAGCCAGTGTTTACCGTCCGGGGCTTGGGGTCTGGGGTCCGGTCCCTCGGCCTGTAGGGAGGCTGGTTCTCTGGTGTTTCCTGGGTTATCTGGTCCGTTGGGGTAGCACACAACTGTGGAGAAGCGGGGTAGCAGGGAGGatgcatggaggaagaggagttgctccctctctctctccgccggTTGGTCTTCCTGTGTGCTTTCCGGTGGAGCGGAGGAGGGGTGTGTCTCGTGGGGTGTGTTGGTAAGTGGTCCGgggaaggtgtgtgtgagtgagtcccTTCCTCAGAACTTGGTCTTATATCCTGGTCTGGAGCAGTTGGGGTTAACCTCTCTGACCCCACATTTCCCCCTCTACCTTCTTCTGGTTGGCTGGTCCTTGTTTCCGAGGCAAGATCCACTTCCTGTACGTAAACAAGCTGACAGGAAGAGTCGTCAGAGCTGGGCATGTGCTCTCGGGTTCCGAACGACGCCCAGTCATCGTTGCTGGCGCAGAGATCCAATAACTCCTCCCTGGGAACCAGCGGGCTGCTCAGAGATGGCAGGTCAGCATGGGTGGGGCTTAAGACACACAGAAAGGTCAATCAGAGGAAGGAGACTAGGGCTGACAGAAATAATACTGACAGGGATAGATAGTTGAGGGTGATGTTaacggattgtgtgtgtgtgtgttaccgagGGTCGTTGTAGCGGTGCGGGTGATGCTGGATTACGTCAGATAAGAATCTCTCCATCAGGCTTCCAGAGGGGACGTAGGTGCGAGTGCTATGAACCACCTCCCTGTGTCTGGGGCTTAGGATGTGCTGCTCCACGTTGTTGTAGAGTATCTGGCAGCAGCTGCAGTAGCCCTGTCTGGGGGGAGGAACTCTTGATGGCCCGGgctgctcctcctccctctccccccttgaGGAGAACATgacatgtaacacaacacaactgatgtgGACACAACCAAAACACGACAAATAAACCCTGTGGGTGTTTGTTGACTCACCTGCTAACAGTGTCCATCTCCTTCTGTGGATCTGTCTGACCCTGCTCTGCATCtgtcagacaaacagacagaacataACTTCGTGTATCAGAGATAAGGACGTTCACTCCAAAGCTAGCTTGAAATATCGCCAATGCTGTGCTATCGAATTGGATCATTTTCTATACGTTGTAAAGCAGGCGGGCGGTCACGTGTGTTAGTGAGTTAGAGGACCCTGGCTCAAACCCAGTCAGAGGCAGGTTCATAGAGGCAGCGCTATATGCTACGCTAGCACACTGACGCCGTTTACGCTCAGACAATGAAAACTTATATGCACgctcacaagcatttcgctacacccacaataacatctgctaaacacgtatattttacaaataaaaatgtaatatgaGTTGGCTAGTAGTACTTTCTGTCCTCTTACCTTGAGCAGAGGGGGCAGACGGCTCGTCAGCAGGCATTTGGTGTTCTACATCTGAAAATATACACAAAGAGGATACTAAAATATAAGTGTATCCTGTACATAAAAGTTGTGTGGCTTGTTATGAAATAAATCATATCCAAAACACCAGAAACCAACTCACTCGCTGGGGGAAGAGTCAGGGAAGCTTCAGTCTCAGGCAGGCCAATCACATTATGTCAGATCAGTCTCCCATCTCCAAGGGAAACCTGATTCTGGACCAACTACTGAAGTAGTGACATATGACAATTAAAAGATGCGGCATTTCAGAGGTTATTTGCTTTTCCAGCATTGCCATAAGGATACAACAAAAGTTAACTGGCTAGTTTACAATTCCAATGTTATTGCTTAGGCCTACTGAGATCTGTATCTTGCATGAATG is a window of Oncorhynchus gorbuscha isolate QuinsamMale2020 ecotype Even-year unplaced genomic scaffold, OgorEven_v1.0 Un_scaffold_590, whole genome shotgun sequence DNA encoding:
- the LOC124018934 gene encoding dystrotelin-like, which codes for MKCVNLHLCQTCFLTERHTKKHKSSHPVLEHCTQPSWKESLASLAYSARHALLPRRYTHREAERRRCLIRAGSRGEPQTSFTTPDPSPQSAAEDRAPPTNPPQLLATPPAVRPRKASKALQTEKELEEAQPQRRDSVLIKDIKDLQRDKWLLERELQVWRVTVQSEQGSLEYRCSEMEANMETLRQHNLRLQDMMSQALSMSGTHADIMPHANVIPHAKYRPKRDIACHVESQSSASSSGSREREEEEEEREEEGECCTAKMQRNEMKTEEQRGDDEEEQTETDSVTETHTPTITSNPQPCDGQVTGPMKDQSVSEEEYSGMCSLAEEERLCELVQRLISELSLHTYTHTDCRRELELLEAAEEVRDSVCHLVYAVNTHSVPNEHTSCPILLHNHRPEYVSRRLL